The Arachis ipaensis cultivar K30076 chromosome B07, Araip1.1, whole genome shotgun sequence genome includes a window with the following:
- the LOC107609597 gene encoding two-pore potassium channel 1 produces the protein MANRSNTEATEPLLSGSEDLEAQKFRRQLKKRRFRRARSAPCNDVDPQDTNGNIPIPRSDSIFGNIHPSFRKVAIYLVVYIGVGAIVFYLVGNQIKGLKTDGVLDAVYFTIVTMTTVGYGDIVPNSNLTKLLACAFVFTGMALVGLILGKAADYLVEKQEFLLVKALHMHQNVGQREILKEVEVNKTRYKFLLAFFLLLIMIIAGTVFLIMVEKLEFVDAFYCVCSTLTTLGYGDKSFSTEAGRIFAVFWILAGTISLAQVFLYIAELNTESRQKKIVKWVLSKKMTNLDLEAADIDDDGTVGAAEFVVYKLKEMGKISQEDISLLMQEFEELDVDQNGTLSISDLALAQSS, from the exons ATGGCGAACAGGTCGAACACAGAAGCAACAGAGCCCTTGCTATCAGGATCAGAGGATCTTGAAGCTCAAAAGTTCAGAAGGCAGTTAAAGAAGAGAAGGTTCCGCCGTGCTAGAAGTGCACCTTGCAACGATGTTGATCCCCAGGACACCAATGGCAATATACCAATTCCAAGATCTGATTCAATATTTGGGAATATACATCCAAGCTTTAGAAAAGTTGCTATATACCTTGTAGTGTATATAGGAGTAGGTGCTATTGTATTCTACCTTGTTGGGAACCAGATCAAGGGGCTGAAAACAGATGGGGTTCTTGATGCTGTATACTTCACAATCGTAACAATGACCACAGTTGGTTATGGAGATATTGTTCCGAATAGCAACCTTACAAAGCTACTTGCATGCGCTTTTGTTTTCACCGGAATGGCATTGGTTGGACTAATCCTAGGCAAAGCAGCAGATTACTTGGTTGAGAAGCAAGAATTCTTGCTAGTTAAAGCTTTGCACATGCACCAAAACGTTGGTCAAAGAGAAATTCTAAAGGAGGTTGAGGTGAACAAAACAAGATACAAATTCCTTTTGGCCTTTTTCCTTCTCTTGATTATGATCATAGCGGGGACAGTTTTCTTGAtcatggttgagaaattggaattCGTCGATGCGTTTTACTGCGTTTGTTCTACTCTTACAACCCTGGGATATGGTGATAAGAGTTTCTCAACTGAAGCAGGAAGAATATTTGCTGTGTTTTGGATATTGGCAGGTACAATTTCTTTGGCTCAGGTGTTCCTTTACATTGCTGAGCTTAACACTGAAAGCCGACAAAAGAAAATTGTGAAGTGGGTTCTTTCGAAGAAGATGACCAATTTGGACTTGGAGGCAGCAGATATTGATGATGACGGCACTGTTGG GGCTGCTGAATTCGTTGTTTATAAACTCAAAGAGATGGGGAAGATTAGTCAAGAAGATATATCACTTTTGATGCAGGAGTTTGAAGAACTTGATGTTGATCAAAACGGTACCCTTTCAATTTCTGATTTAGCACTTGCTCAGTCATCCTAG